In Ailuropoda melanoleuca isolate Jingjing chromosome 11, ASM200744v2, whole genome shotgun sequence, a genomic segment contains:
- the LAMTOR3 gene encoding ragulator complex protein LAMTOR3 isoform X1, translated as MADDLKRFLYKKLPSVEGLHAIVVSDRDGVPVIKVANDSAPEHALRPGFLSTFALATDQGSKLGLSKNKSIICYYNTYQVVQFNRLPLVVSFIASSNANTGLIVSLEKELAPLFEELRQVVEVS; from the exons ATGGCGGAT GACCTAAAGCGATTCCTGTATAAAAAATTACCAAG cgTTGAAGGACTCCATGCTATTGTTGTGTCAGATAGAGATGGAGTCCCCGTTATTAAAG TGGCCAATGATAGTGCCCCAGAGCATGCGTTGAGACCTGGCTTCTTATCTACTTTCGCCCTTGCAACAGACCAAGGGAGCAAACTTggactttcaaaaaataaaagtatcatctGTTACTATAACACCTACCAG GTGGTTCAATTCAATCGTTTACCTTTGGTCGTGAGTTTCATAGCAAGCAGCAATGCCAATACAG GACTCATTGTCAGCCTAGAAAAGGAACTTGCTCCGTTATTTGAAGAATTGAGACAAGTTGTGGAAGTTTCTTAA